From the genome of Corallococcus macrosporus DSM 14697:
GGCGCGGCATCGGCCTGGGGAACAAGATCAAGGCCTATGCGCTCCAGGCCAAGGGCCTGGACACCTACGAGGCCAACCGGCAGCTCGGGTTCGCGGACGACCTGCGCACCTATGACATCGCGGCGGAGATGCTGCGGAGCCTGGACGTGCGCTCGGTGGACCTGATGACGAACAACCCGCTGAAGATCGCGGGCATGGTCGAAGAAGGCATCCCCGTGCGGCGTCGAATCCCTTCCCGGACCGAGCACAATCCGCATAACGTCGACTACCTGAGGACGAAGCGCGAGCGTACGGGGCACCTGATTGAGCTCTTCGCCGAGGACGACGACACGGAAGCCAAGGCAGGCTGAGAAGCCCCCCGCGCGGCGGCGCAACACCGTCGCGCGCAACCAGGCCCGCGTACCCTTCGAGGTGCGCTTCTGGGGCGTGCGCGGCTCCATCCCCTCCCCCGGGGCTCGCACCCAGCGCTACGGGGGCAACACCCCGTGCGTGGAGGTCCGCTGCGGTGAGGAGCTGCTCATCTTCGACCTGGGCACGGGCGCGCGGGCCCTGGGACACGCCCTGCTGGCGAAGAAGCAGCCGGTGAAGGGCTCCATCTTCATCTCGCACTACCACTATGACCATCTGCAGGGGCTGCCCTTCTTCGGCCCCATGTTCCTGCCCACCAGCACGCTGACCATCTACGGGCCGTCACGGCACGGGCAGTCGGTGAAGCAGCTCCTCAGCGGGCAGATGGTGCCGCCGTACTTCCCGGTGACGGCGGACGGCGTGTTCCGGGCGCGGCTCTCGTACACGGACCTGGCCGCCACGCAGACGCTGGAGCTGGGCCCGGCGACGGTGCGCACCATCGAGCTGAACCACCCGGGCGGCAACCTGGGCTACCGCGTGGAGTGCCAGGGCCGCTCGGTGGTGTATGCCACCGACCTGGAGCACGGCACCGACATGGACGCCGCCTTCTACGACTTCGCCCGGGACGCGGACGTCCTCATCTACGACGCCATGTACACCGAGGACGAGTACCACGGGCGCACCGGGCCGGCGCGCACCGGCTGGGGCCACTCCACCTGGCAGGCCGCGGTGCGCGCGGCGGACGAGGCCGGCGTGAAGAAGCTGGTGCTCTTCCACCACGACCCGTCCCGCGACGACGCCGGCATGGACCGGCTGCTGCGTCAGGTGCGCAAGCACCGCCCGGACGCCATCGCCGCCCGGGAGTCGCTGGTCCTCAAGCTGTAGGGCCCGTCCCCGCCACCGCGCGCTTCACCGTCTCCCGCAGGCCCCGGAAGGGCAACCGCTCCAGGGCCGTGGGCACGTCCACCCATTCGAAGGTGTCATGCTCGGCGCCCAGGCGCACGTCCGCGTCCGGCGGCACCTGGACGGCGAAGCCGTGCTCCTCCACCAGCCTGGGGGGCAACGCGTCCCCCAGGGCGAAGGCGTGGCGGTAGGTCAGGTCCACCAGCGGCGCGCGCAGGCCCGTCTCCTCCTCCAGCTCCCTCGCGGCGGCCCGCGCGGGCGACTCCCCCGCTTCGAGCCGTCCCGTGAGGACCTGCCAGAAGCCCCCGCGCTCCGGACGGCGCCGCACGAGCAGCACCCGCGCCTCCGGGCCATGGCCCTTCACCACGGCGATGCTCACCGTCCGCATGGGCTCCGGCGCATCCACGCGCTCGCTGTCGAACACGGCGCAGAAGCTGTCGGCGATGGCGTCCTCCACCTCGGCCATGGGGAGCGCGCGGCCCAGCTCGCGCTGCATCGACGTGACGCCCGCCTCGCGGATGCCACAGGGGACGATGAGCTGGAAGTGGTCCAGGTTCGTGTTCACGTTGAGCGCGAAGCCGTGCGTGGTGAGCCAGCGGGACAGGTGCACGCCAATGGCGGCCACCTTGCGCGCGTCGGGTGCACCCTCTTCGCCAATCCAGACGCCGGGCCACTTGGGGATGGGCCCCGCGGTGATGCCCCACCGGGCCAGCACCTGCATGACGGAGCGCTCCACGTCGCGCACGTAGCGGCGCACGTCGCGCCGGTCCTCCGGCAGCAGGAACAGGGGGTAGCCCACGAGCTGACCGGGGCCGTGGTAGGTGACGTCGCCTCCACGGTTGGTCTCGAAGACCTCGGCGCCCTCCTGTGCCAACCGCGCGTCGCTGGCGACGATGTTCTCGCGCTTCGCGGCGCGGCCCAGCGTGAGGATGGGCGGGTGCTCCAGGAGCAGCAGCACATCGCCGGAGAGCCCCTCGCGGCGGGACTCGCTGAAGAGGCGCATCAGCTCGAGCCCGTCCTCGTACTCCACGCGGCCCAGCCGGTAGACGGTGATGGTGTTCATGACGTTCGCTTCCTTCGGGCCTTCCGCGCGGACGCGGCCTTCTCGGTGGGGGCCAGGCTCCACGTCCCCGTGGGCACCCGGTTGAGGAGGGCGTGCAGCTCATGTCCCGCACGGGGGGAGCGCCCGGCCTCCTGGGCCAGCGCCGCGAGCACGTCCTCGGCGACGGAGACCGCGGGCGCGCGCGCGGCCAGGCGCTGACGGGCGATCTCCATGAATTCAGCGTGGGTGGGAACCTGGAGCGGCAGGAGCACCTGCACGTGCTCCAGGAGGTCCGTGGGCACGGCGCCGCGGACCGCCTGGCTCAGCGCCGCGGTGGTGAGCACTGGAGCGCTCCGCACTTCGTCGCGCAGTGTGAGGCCACGGGCCTCCGAGCCCAGACCTCGCGCGCCCAGCACGACCGCAGGCCGATGGTCCCGGGCCAGGAAGGCTCGCAGCGCCGCGTGCGCCGCGGCGTCCAGCCGCTCCACGTCCTCCACCAGCAGGACGCGTGAGGTGCCGGACCCATCCAGGTCCGCGACGGCGGTGATGACGCCCACGCCCTCCCGCTGGAGCTGCTGGAACCAGACGCTCTTGCCGCTACCCTCGGGCCCGACGACGAGGAGACACCGCGCCTGGGCCTCCAGCGACTGCGTCAGCAGTGCCTGCGTGGCCTGCTGCCCCACGAGCCCCATGACGGGCTCCGCGGGCCGCTCCGTCCGCGACACCACTGGCGGAGGCTTCGGGGCGACGTCGCCCAGCAGGGACTGCGACTCGTTGAGGCAGCTCTTGCAGATGAACGCGCCCGCGGGACCGGCGACCAGGTCCCCCGTGTCCGTGCGCGGCCGGCAGCAGAAGGAGCACCAGGCGTCGAGCGCCGCGTCCGCGCGCGTGGGCCCGCGCTCGATGAGCCGTGCTTCCCTGCGTCGCCTGGGCGGCGCCGCTCCGAGCGCGTCGGCGCTCTGCGGCGTGCCGTCATCCAGGGCCCCCGCCCGTGGCGAAGGCCGTGGCGTCGCGAACTCCGCGGCGCCCGGCAGCTCCCGGTCACCCGCGGCATCCTGGAGCGCTCCCTGCGTGGCGCGCTCCGCCAAGGGCGTGGACGCGGACGGAACGTCCGTTCCGGGCACTGCGACGACGCTGGACTCCGGCTGAGGCCTGGCGCCGGACGGAACGTTCATTCCGGGCGCCCATGCAGAGACGGACGCCACCGGCGCCATGGCTGCGGACGGAACGTTCATTCCGGACAGCACCACGCCCCAGCCCGGCGCGGACGCACTGTCGCCCTGCCCCCCCGCGCTCGCGCTGGGTTGCGAGCCTGGAACCTCGCCGTCATCGACCTCGCCGGCGACGCGCGCGAGCTGCGCTTCGAGCCGCTGGGAATCCTCCGCGGCCTCCGTCTCGATGACCCAGGACGGGGCAGCACCCGCGGGCGTGTCGTCACCCGCGACCAGGGCCGCCTCGCGCAGCGCATCCTCGATGAGCCGCTGGCGGTGGACGACCTCCGGCAGGAGCTCGGCGTCCAGCCCGGACGCGGGCACCCCCGCTTCGCCGTCCAATTCCGGCCCATGCCGGGCGCGCGCGGGCTCCGGCATCCACTCCAGCCGGTTCACCGCATCCGCGATGTCCGCGCGGCTGCCGTCCAGACGCTGCGCATGCCGCAGCAACTGCAACGCGCGGGACGGGTTGCCCGACTGGCGATACAGCTCCGCCGCCTTCTGGAGGCACTCCACGGCGCGGGCTACGTCCCCCTGTGTCTCGGCGGACTGCGCGGCGCGGATCAGCTCGCGAGGGTTCTCAGCCATACGGCGTGAGCCTAACCGGCTCGGGGCACCCGCGCGCGGCCCTCGAACGAGGTCCCCGCCGCCAGGCGCTCCCCGGCCCGGCCCCAGGGCCACCACGCCCCTTCACGGTCAGGGGCGTGGACCTGCCACGGCGCTCACCTCACGCCATGGCCAGGAACAGCAGGTCCGGCTTCTCCAGGTACTTGATGATCTCGTACGTGAAGTCCGCCGCCACCGAGCCGTCGATGACGCGGTGGTCGCACGACAGCGACAGGTTCATCATGTCGCGCACGACGACCTGGTCACCCACCACCGCAGGGCGCTTCTTCAGGCGGTGCACGCCGAGGATGCCCACCTCGGGGTGGTTGATGATGGGCGTGGCGAACAGGCCGCCGCTCTGCCCCAGCGAGCTGATGGTGAAGGTGCCGCCCGTCAGCTCCTCCATCTTCAGCTTGCGGTCCCGCGCGGCGGCGCCCAGGC
Proteins encoded in this window:
- a CDS encoding ClpX C4-type zinc finger protein, with translation MAENPRELIRAAQSAETQGDVARAVECLQKAAELYRQSGNPSRALQLLRHAQRLDGSRADIADAVNRLEWMPEPARARHGPELDGEAGVPASGLDAELLPEVVHRQRLIEDALREAALVAGDDTPAGAAPSWVIETEAAEDSQRLEAQLARVAGEVDDGEVPGSQPSASAGGQGDSASAPGWGVVLSGMNVPSAAMAPVASVSAWAPGMNVPSGARPQPESSVVAVPGTDVPSASTPLAERATQGALQDAAGDRELPGAAEFATPRPSPRAGALDDGTPQSADALGAAPPRRRREARLIERGPTRADAALDAWCSFCCRPRTDTGDLVAGPAGAFICKSCLNESQSLLGDVAPKPPPVVSRTERPAEPVMGLVGQQATQALLTQSLEAQARCLLVVGPEGSGKSVWFQQLQREGVGVITAVADLDGSGTSRVLLVEDVERLDAAAHAALRAFLARDHRPAVVLGARGLGSEARGLTLRDEVRSAPVLTTAALSQAVRGAVPTDLLEHVQVLLPLQVPTHAEFMEIARQRLAARAPAVSVAEDVLAALAQEAGRSPRAGHELHALLNRVPTGTWSLAPTEKAASARKARRKRTS
- the lipB gene encoding lipoyl(octanoyl) transferase LipB: MNTITVYRLGRVEYEDGLELMRLFSESRREGLSGDVLLLLEHPPILTLGRAAKRENIVASDARLAQEGAEVFETNRGGDVTYHGPGQLVGYPLFLLPEDRRDVRRYVRDVERSVMQVLARWGITAGPIPKWPGVWIGEEGAPDARKVAAIGVHLSRWLTTHGFALNVNTNLDHFQLIVPCGIREAGVTSMQRELGRALPMAEVEDAIADSFCAVFDSERVDAPEPMRTVSIAVVKGHGPEARVLLVRRRPERGGFWQVLTGRLEAGESPARAAARELEEETGLRAPLVDLTYRHAFALGDALPPRLVEEHGFAVQVPPDADVRLGAEHDTFEWVDVPTALERLPFRGLRETVKRAVAGTGPTA
- a CDS encoding MBL fold metallo-hydrolase translates to MRFWGVRGSIPSPGARTQRYGGNTPCVEVRCGEELLIFDLGTGARALGHALLAKKQPVKGSIFISHYHYDHLQGLPFFGPMFLPTSTLTIYGPSRHGQSVKQLLSGQMVPPYFPVTADGVFRARLSYTDLAATQTLELGPATVRTIELNHPGGNLGYRVECQGRSVVYATDLEHGTDMDAAFYDFARDADVLIYDAMYTEDEYHGRTGPARTGWGHSTWQAAVRAADEAGVKKLVLFHHDPSRDDAGMDRLLRQVRKHRPDAIAARESLVLKL
- the ribA gene encoding GTP cyclohydrolase II; amino-acid sequence: MSDIRSPQVLPTRKPTQHLERFSEADIPTERGTLRTIVFRDKRNGREHVALVVGQVSGDEGVPVRIHSECLTSEVFGSLKCDCREQLDRSLDFIAQAGQGVVLYLRQEGRGIGLGNKIKAYALQAKGLDTYEANRQLGFADDLRTYDIAAEMLRSLDVRSVDLMTNNPLKIAGMVEEGIPVRRRIPSRTEHNPHNVDYLRTKRERTGHLIELFAEDDDTEAKAG